A single genomic interval of Vogesella indigofera harbors:
- a CDS encoding efflux RND transporter periplasmic adaptor subunit, whose protein sequence is MAPHYHRLALASALLLTLSACQDEVKPVEEIRPVRYTTASSSDAAASQQFSGEVRARQESRLAFRVAGKVVEKRVSSGERVRRGQVLAVLDASDYQLDSQAKAAQLAAAQANLLQQQADLQRFRDLLGQSFISQSQVDRQQAAVSSARASLQQAQAALAASRNQGSYTSLLADTDGVVSEISAEPGMVVAAGQVVARLAADGAREVLFQVPENALERVRRASGFKVALWADGRELDASLRELAADADPATRTYAARLQLAATDDSVRLGMTARISALAASGQPRAIRLPHSAILDENGKHYVWLIDGGNKVGRKAVQVARLDSHGVTLQSGLAGGEKVVTAGVHLLRDGQRVSLLQQ, encoded by the coding sequence ATGGCACCGCACTACCACCGCCTGGCCCTGGCCAGCGCGCTTCTGCTGACCCTGTCCGCCTGCCAGGACGAGGTCAAACCGGTCGAGGAAATCCGCCCGGTACGCTACACCACCGCCAGCAGCAGCGACGCTGCCGCCAGCCAGCAATTCAGCGGCGAGGTCCGCGCCCGCCAGGAAAGCCGTCTCGCCTTCCGCGTTGCCGGCAAGGTGGTGGAGAAGCGCGTCAGCAGCGGCGAGCGCGTGCGGCGCGGCCAGGTGCTGGCGGTGCTGGATGCCAGCGATTACCAACTCGACAGCCAGGCCAAGGCGGCGCAGCTGGCGGCGGCACAGGCCAACCTGCTGCAGCAGCAGGCCGACCTGCAGCGCTTCCGCGACCTGCTGGGCCAGTCCTTCATCAGCCAGTCGCAGGTCGACCGCCAGCAGGCGGCGGTCAGCAGCGCGCGCGCCAGCCTGCAGCAGGCGCAGGCGGCGCTGGCCGCCAGCCGCAACCAGGGCAGCTACACCTCGCTGCTGGCCGACACTGACGGCGTGGTCAGCGAGATCAGTGCCGAGCCGGGCATGGTGGTCGCCGCCGGTCAGGTGGTCGCCCGCCTCGCCGCCGACGGCGCGCGCGAGGTGCTGTTCCAGGTGCCGGAAAACGCGCTGGAACGGGTTCGCCGCGCCTCCGGCTTCAAGGTGGCGCTGTGGGCCGACGGCCGCGAGCTGGATGCCAGCCTGCGCGAACTGGCCGCCGACGCCGACCCGGCCACCCGCACCTACGCCGCGCGGCTGCAGCTGGCCGCCACCGACGACAGCGTGCGGCTGGGCATGACCGCGCGCATCAGCGCGCTGGCCGCCAGCGGCCAGCCGCGCGCCATCCGCCTGCCGCACAGCGCCATTCTCGACGAGAACGGCAAGCACTACGTGTGGCTGATCGACGGCGGCAACAAGGTTGGCCGCAAGGCGGTGCAGGTCGCCCGTCTCGACAGCCACGGTGTGACGCTGCAGTCCGGCCTTGCCGGCGGCGAGAAGGTGGTCACCGCCGGTGTCCACCTGCTGCGCGACGGCCAGCGCGTCAGCCTGCTGCAGCAATAA
- a CDS encoding TolC family outer membrane protein yields MKLIRTLGLGALLGSALAAPAHAFDLLQALQAARQYDAGYASASAANRAGAEKAVQGRALLLPSIGLSATSTQTKPLEPAAGNYRSDSLGVQLTQPLFDTASYSGYQKGKIASTVAQLQFDASGQQLVIDVARAYFDALLAEDVLNVTRATKSAYERQLAQARKAFEVGTATITDTHEAQAGYDAATAQEIAALSDLDLKRNALAQLTGLNPESIRRLRDKPQLSAADLGTLEAWTQRAQQNSLALQLQQQQLALAEKNLDEARGKHLPTVSLNAGYSHNRSTDAASVASGRDTTRGSSLGLSLTLPLYAGGAIDSQVTEAAANRDKAREDLEVTRRQNAQNVRRSWLGVSNGAALVKAQEQLLVSAKSKLDATRLGKDVGVRTNLDLLNAEKDYQDAIRALAQARYNFLQARLALAQAAGTLDDEVVEEVNRFF; encoded by the coding sequence ATGAAGCTCATCCGCACCCTAGGCCTGGGCGCCCTGCTCGGCAGCGCCCTCGCCGCCCCGGCCCACGCCTTCGACCTGCTGCAGGCGCTGCAGGCCGCGCGCCAGTACGATGCCGGCTACGCCAGCGCCAGCGCCGCCAACCGTGCCGGTGCCGAAAAGGCGGTACAGGGCCGCGCGCTGCTGCTGCCCAGCATCGGGCTGAGCGCCACCAGCACCCAGACCAAGCCGCTGGAACCGGCGGCCGGCAACTACCGCAGCGACAGCCTCGGCGTGCAGCTGACGCAGCCGCTGTTCGACACTGCCAGCTACAGCGGCTACCAGAAGGGCAAGATCGCCAGCACCGTGGCGCAGCTGCAGTTCGACGCCAGCGGCCAGCAACTGGTGATCGACGTCGCCCGTGCCTACTTCGACGCGCTGCTGGCCGAGGACGTGCTGAACGTCACCCGCGCCACCAAGAGCGCCTACGAGCGCCAGCTGGCGCAGGCGCGCAAGGCGTTCGAGGTCGGTACCGCCACCATCACCGACACCCACGAGGCGCAGGCCGGCTACGACGCCGCCACAGCCCAGGAAATCGCCGCCCTCAGCGACCTCGACCTCAAGCGCAACGCGCTGGCGCAGCTGACCGGCCTCAACCCGGAAAGCATCCGCCGCCTGCGCGACAAGCCGCAACTGAGCGCCGCCGACCTCGGCACGCTGGAGGCGTGGACGCAACGCGCGCAGCAGAACAGCCTGGCGCTGCAGCTGCAACAGCAGCAGCTGGCGCTGGCCGAAAAGAACCTGGACGAGGCGCGCGGCAAGCACCTGCCCACGGTCAGCCTCAATGCCGGCTACAGCCACAACCGCAGCACCGACGCCGCCAGCGTCGCCAGCGGCCGCGACACCACGCGCGGCAGCAGTCTCGGCCTCAGCCTGACGCTGCCGCTGTACGCCGGCGGCGCCATCGACTCGCAAGTGACCGAAGCCGCGGCCAACCGCGACAAGGCACGCGAGGACCTGGAAGTCACCCGCCGCCAGAACGCGCAGAACGTGCGCCGCAGCTGGCTGGGGGTCAGCAACGGCGCGGCGCTGGTCAAGGCGCAGGAACAGCTGCTGGTCTCCGCCAAGAGCAAGCTCGACGCCACCCGCCTCGGCAAGGACGTCGGCGTGCGCACCAACCTCGACCTGCTCAACGCGGAAAAAGACTACCAGGACGCCATCCGCGCACTGGCGCAGGCACGCTACAACTTTCTGCAGGCGCGACTGGCGCTGGCACAGGCCGCCGGCACGCTGGACGACGAGGTGGTGGAAGAGGTCAACCGTTTCTTCTGA
- a CDS encoding CBS domain-containing protein translates to MQTVRQLLENKAIKELISVGPEMTVFQALQVMAERDVGAILVMEMGDVVGIFSERDYARRIVLLGRTSAGTKVRDIMTSKVIFVSPEQSIGECMALMTERRIRHLPVMEDNRVIGLLSIGDLVHATIAEQQFVIEQLVKYIRT, encoded by the coding sequence ATGCAAACAGTGCGACAACTGCTGGAAAACAAGGCAATCAAGGAGCTGATCAGCGTCGGGCCGGAAATGACGGTATTCCAGGCGCTGCAGGTGATGGCGGAGCGCGACGTCGGCGCCATTCTGGTGATGGAGATGGGCGATGTGGTCGGCATTTTCTCCGAGCGCGACTATGCGCGGCGCATCGTGCTGCTGGGGCGCACCTCGGCCGGCACCAAGGTGCGCGACATCATGACCAGCAAGGTGATCTTCGTGAGCCCGGAGCAGAGCATCGGCGAGTGCATGGCATTGATGACCGAGCGCCGCATCCGCCACCTGCCGGTGATGGAGGACAACCGCGTCATCGGCCTGCTGTCGATCGGCGACCTGGTGCACGCCACCATCGCCGAGCAGCAGTTCGTGATTGAGCAGCTGGTGAAGTACATCCGCACCTAA
- a CDS encoding efflux RND transporter permease subunit, producing the protein MMKKINLSEWALRNGSLVQYLMVVLMVAGLFAYTQLGQKEDPEFTFKAMMVRVLWPGATALETEQQVTDKIEKKLQEMGELEYVKSYTKPGEALLILSIREDVPPKNVQQLWYTVRKKLGDIKHTLPADIRGPFFNDEFGDTFGNIYAFTGDGFSYEEVRRYVDDVRQEVLRLPDVGKVDLIGEQEERIYVTLSNAKLAALQLDARTIWSALAEQNAMTPAGNYDTASDRIWVRVSGSYGSVAAIADTPLSAGGKSFRLGDIATVERQFVTPPSFGMRFDGKPALGLAISMKQGGDVLKLGNNLQLLMQEVQNKLPVGMQIHSVSDQPQVVKNAVGEFMKVLIEAVVIVLAVCFLSLGVRNGIVVALSIPLVLAMTFLAMYLLGIDLQRISLGSLIIALGLLVDDAIIAVEMMALKLEQGWNKFQAATFAYTSTAFPMLTGTLLTAATFLPVGMARSNAGEYVFSLFSVVSIALLLSWIVAVVFVPYLGYKLLPEHHAGSAHEDVYHKPFYLRFRATVEWCLDHRKTVIALTAAAFILSLVAFKLFVQQQFFPSSNRVELMVDMWLPQGASYQATEAEVRKLEALIKDDKHVVSTTAYVGGGSPRFYLPLDQQQQHLNYAQLMVMTQDEKVREDVKHKLETLFERDFPMVRGRVTRLENGPPVGYAVQFRVMGEDHAKVRSIAANVETLLRAHPGARHVNIDWGEQVKALRVEIDQDKARVLGVSSQSLSRQLQLLISGSTVSEWREGDRSIGIVARLDNAGREQVEALGSLMVQTASGKYVPVAQLGSISYQPEESIIWRRNRLPTVTVRADAADGVQAADISKALWPKLQQLEKTLPLGYHIELGGSLEASQNSQGAIAKVTPLMLVVVLTLLMIQLGSFQRTLLVVLTAPLGLIGVTLTLILFGAPFGFVAMLGVIALFGMIMRNSVILVDQIETDIGEGIDRFEAIVGSTVRRFRPIMLTALAAILAMIPLSRSTFWGPMAVAIMGGLLVATVLTLLFLPALYAQWFGVKRPQTN; encoded by the coding sequence ATGATGAAAAAAATCAACCTGTCGGAATGGGCGCTGCGCAACGGCTCGCTGGTGCAGTACCTGATGGTGGTGCTGATGGTGGCCGGGCTGTTCGCCTACACCCAGCTGGGACAGAAGGAAGATCCGGAATTCACCTTCAAGGCGATGATGGTGCGCGTGCTGTGGCCCGGCGCCACCGCGCTGGAGACCGAGCAGCAGGTCACCGACAAGATCGAGAAGAAACTGCAGGAAATGGGCGAGCTGGAGTACGTGAAGAGCTACACCAAGCCGGGTGAGGCGCTGCTGATCCTGTCGATCCGCGAGGACGTACCGCCCAAGAACGTGCAGCAGCTGTGGTACACGGTGCGCAAGAAGCTGGGCGACATCAAGCACACCCTGCCCGCCGACATCCGCGGCCCGTTTTTCAACGACGAGTTCGGTGACACCTTCGGCAACATCTACGCCTTTACCGGCGACGGCTTCAGTTACGAGGAAGTACGCCGCTACGTCGACGACGTGCGCCAGGAGGTCCTGCGTCTGCCCGACGTCGGCAAGGTCGACCTGATCGGCGAGCAGGAAGAGCGCATCTACGTGACGCTGTCCAATGCAAAACTGGCGGCGCTGCAGCTGGACGCGCGCACCATCTGGAGCGCGCTGGCGGAGCAGAACGCGATGACGCCGGCCGGCAATTACGACACCGCCAGCGACCGCATCTGGGTGCGCGTCTCCGGCAGCTACGGCTCGGTGGCGGCCATTGCCGACACCCCGCTCAGCGCCGGCGGCAAGAGCTTCCGCCTGGGCGACATCGCCACCGTCGAGCGCCAGTTCGTCACCCCGCCGTCGTTCGGCATGCGTTTTGATGGCAAGCCGGCGCTCGGCCTCGCCATTAGCATGAAACAGGGCGGCGACGTGCTGAAACTGGGTAACAACCTGCAGCTGCTGATGCAGGAGGTACAGAACAAGCTGCCGGTCGGCATGCAGATCCATTCGGTGTCCGACCAGCCGCAAGTGGTGAAGAACGCGGTCGGCGAATTCATGAAGGTGCTGATCGAGGCGGTGGTGATCGTGCTGGCGGTGTGCTTCCTCAGCCTGGGCGTGCGCAATGGTATCGTGGTGGCGCTGTCGATCCCGCTGGTGCTGGCGATGACCTTCCTCGCCATGTATCTGCTCGGCATCGATCTGCAGCGCATCTCGCTCGGCTCACTGATCATCGCGCTGGGCCTGCTGGTCGACGACGCCATCATCGCGGTGGAAATGATGGCGCTGAAGCTGGAACAGGGCTGGAACAAGTTCCAGGCCGCCACCTTTGCCTACACCAGCACCGCCTTCCCGATGCTGACCGGCACCCTGCTCACCGCGGCCACCTTCCTGCCGGTGGGCATGGCCCGCTCCAACGCCGGCGAGTACGTGTTCAGCCTGTTCTCGGTGGTCAGCATCGCGCTGCTGCTGTCGTGGATCGTGGCGGTGGTGTTCGTGCCCTACCTCGGCTACAAGCTGCTGCCGGAACACCACGCCGGCAGCGCGCACGAAGACGTCTACCACAAGCCGTTCTACCTGCGCTTCCGCGCCACGGTGGAGTGGTGCCTCGACCACCGCAAGACGGTGATCGCGCTGACCGCGGCCGCCTTCATCCTGTCGCTGGTGGCGTTCAAGCTGTTCGTGCAGCAGCAGTTCTTCCCCTCCTCCAACCGCGTCGAGCTGATGGTGGACATGTGGCTGCCGCAGGGCGCCAGCTACCAGGCCACCGAGGCCGAGGTGCGCAAGCTGGAGGCGCTGATCAAGGACGACAAGCACGTGGTCAGCACCACCGCCTACGTCGGCGGCGGCAGCCCGCGCTTCTACCTGCCGCTGGACCAGCAGCAGCAGCACCTCAACTACGCGCAGCTGATGGTGATGACACAGGACGAAAAGGTGCGCGAAGACGTCAAGCACAAGCTGGAAACGCTGTTCGAGCGCGACTTCCCGATGGTGCGCGGCCGCGTCACGCGGCTGGAAAACGGCCCGCCGGTCGGCTACGCGGTGCAGTTCCGCGTGATGGGCGAGGACCACGCCAAAGTGCGCAGCATTGCGGCCAACGTTGAAACGCTGCTGCGCGCCCATCCCGGCGCCCGCCACGTCAACATCGACTGGGGCGAGCAGGTGAAGGCGCTGCGGGTGGAGATCGACCAGGACAAGGCACGCGTACTAGGCGTCTCCAGCCAGTCGCTCAGCCGCCAGCTGCAGTTGCTGATCAGCGGCAGCACCGTCAGCGAGTGGCGTGAAGGCGACCGCAGCATCGGCATCGTGGCGCGGCTGGACAACGCCGGCCGCGAGCAGGTGGAGGCACTGGGCAGCCTGATGGTGCAGACCGCCAGCGGCAAGTACGTGCCGGTGGCGCAGCTGGGCAGCATCAGCTACCAGCCGGAGGAAAGCATCATCTGGCGCCGCAACCGGCTGCCGACGGTGACGGTACGTGCCGATGCCGCCGATGGCGTGCAGGCCGCCGATATCTCCAAGGCGCTGTGGCCCAAGCTGCAGCAGCTGGAGAAGACGCTGCCGCTGGGCTATCACATCGAGCTGGGCGGCTCGCTGGAAGCCAGCCAGAACTCGCAGGGTGCGATCGCCAAGGTGACGCCGCTGATGCTGGTTGTCGTGCTGACACTGCTGATGATCCAGCTCGGCAGCTTCCAGCGCACGCTGCTGGTGGTGCTGACCGCCCCGCTGGGCCTGATCGGCGTCACGCTGACGCTGATCCTGTTCGGCGCGCCGTTCGGCTTTGTCGCGATGCTGGGGGTGATCGCGCTGTTCGGCATGATCATGCGCAACTCGGTGATCCTGGTCGACCAGATTGAGACCGACATCGGCGAGGGCATCGACCGCTTCGAGGCCATCGTCGGCTCCACCGTGCGCCGCTTCCGCCCGATCATGCTCACCGCGCTGGCGGCGATCCTGGCCATGATCCCGCTGTCGCGCAGCACCTTCTGGGGGCCGATGGCGGTGGCGATCATGGGCGGCCTGCTGGTGGCCACCGTGCTGACGCTGCTGTTCCTGCCGGCACTGTACGCGCAGTGGTTCGGCGTCAAGCGCCCGCAAACAAATTAA
- the argB gene encoding acetylglutamate kinase has protein sequence MSVAPIDKAAILAEALPYIRSFNNKTIVVKYGGNAMTDDKLKEDFAKDIVLLKLVGLNPVVVHGGGPQINELLERVGKEGQFIQGMRVTDSETMDVVEMVLGGLVNKEIVSLLNKHGGKAVGITGKDGHFIRASKLYLQSEADEQIDIGQVGDIEHIDPSLVALLDSHDFIPVIAPIGVGKDGEAYNINADVVAGKLAETLKAEKLVLMTNTPGVLDKQGNLLTGLTAAKVDELFADGTISGGMLPKISSALDAAKSGVNSVHIIDGRVPHALLLEILTDEGVGTMIKAG, from the coding sequence GTGAGCGTAGCCCCCATCGACAAGGCCGCGATTCTGGCCGAAGCGCTGCCATATATCCGCAGCTTCAACAACAAGACCATCGTGGTGAAATACGGTGGCAACGCGATGACCGACGACAAGCTGAAGGAAGACTTCGCCAAGGACATCGTGCTGCTGAAACTGGTCGGCCTCAACCCGGTGGTGGTGCACGGCGGCGGCCCGCAGATCAATGAGTTGCTGGAGCGCGTCGGCAAGGAAGGCCAGTTCATCCAGGGCATGCGCGTCACCGACAGCGAAACCATGGACGTGGTGGAAATGGTGCTCGGCGGCCTGGTGAACAAGGAGATCGTGTCGCTGCTGAACAAGCACGGCGGCAAGGCGGTCGGCATCACCGGCAAGGACGGTCACTTCATCCGTGCCAGCAAGCTGTACCTGCAGTCCGAAGCCGACGAACAGATCGACATCGGCCAGGTCGGCGACATCGAGCACATCGACCCGAGCCTGGTGGCGCTGCTGGACAGCCACGACTTCATCCCTGTGATCGCGCCGATCGGTGTCGGCAAGGACGGCGAGGCCTACAACATCAACGCCGACGTGGTCGCCGGCAAGCTGGCGGAAACGCTGAAGGCGGAAAAGCTGGTGCTGATGACCAACACCCCCGGCGTGCTGGACAAGCAGGGCAACTTGCTCACCGGCCTCACCGCAGCCAAGGTCGACGAGCTGTTTGCCGACGGCACCATCAGCGGCGGCATGCTGCCCAAGATCAGCTCGGCGCTGGACGCGGCCAAGAGCGGCGTCAACTCGGTGCACATCATCGACGGCCGCGTACCGCACGCGCTGCTGCTGGAAATCCTCACCGACGAAGGTGTCGGCACCATGATCAAGGCCGGCTGA
- a CDS encoding TetR/AcrR family transcriptional regulator, which translates to MSKPSCCPITRWHRRKEVRPAEILDAALALFVERGFKSTKMEDIAKAAGVTKGTPYLYFENKEDIFKAVLRENLVTRLASFAELEQQFDGSSAELLRLMMRRWWMEVGESPLAGICKLMFAEATNFPELARFYHHEVIEPSHNMLLRILQRGVARGEFRDINPHAVVDTLVAPMMLTMTWRCSFGKVITDSQHRAMPPLQYLELSMDLMLGGLMVNRQSQQ; encoded by the coding sequence ATGAGCAAACCATCCTGCTGTCCGATCACCCGCTGGCACCGCCGCAAGGAAGTCCGCCCGGCGGAGATCCTGGACGCGGCACTGGCGCTGTTTGTCGAGCGCGGCTTCAAGTCCACCAAGATGGAAGACATCGCCAAGGCCGCCGGCGTCACCAAGGGCACGCCCTACCTGTACTTCGAGAACAAGGAAGACATCTTCAAGGCGGTGCTGCGCGAGAACCTGGTGACGCGGCTGGCCAGCTTTGCCGAGCTGGAGCAGCAGTTCGACGGCAGCAGCGCCGAGCTGCTGCGGCTGATGATGCGGCGCTGGTGGATGGAAGTCGGCGAATCGCCGCTGGCCGGCATCTGCAAGCTGATGTTCGCCGAGGCCACCAACTTCCCGGAGCTGGCGCGCTTCTACCACCACGAGGTGATCGAGCCCAGCCACAACATGCTGCTGCGCATCCTGCAGCGCGGCGTCGCTCGCGGCGAGTTCCGCGACATCAACCCGCACGCGGTGGTCGACACCCTGGTGGCACCGATGATGCTGACCATGACCTGGCGCTGCTCCTTCGGCAAGGTGATCACCGACAGCCAGCACCGCGCCATGCCGCCGCTGCAGTACCTGGAACTGTCGATGGACCTGATGCTGGGCGGCCTGATGGTCAACCGGCAGTCACAACAATAA
- a CDS encoding IclR family transcriptional regulator, translating into MSSNPVADEEKDRLFVGALARGLHVLAAFQPGEGALSNQVLAQRTDLPKSTVSRLTYTLTKLGYLSQDHDTGYYRLGLAVLALGSTVLGSYDIRRVASPLMRDFAMQHTISVSLGMRDGTDIVYLETCRSQARVSVQLTVGSRVPLASTAIGRACYAILSPAERAALAPELAQRYGGDWPAVAARLQASGEHYAQYGYSESFGEFERDVMAVGVALPSPVPGMPVVCLNASGPAFAFNAETMRKQIAPALMQLARQIVP; encoded by the coding sequence ATGTCGTCAAACCCTGTTGCAGACGAGGAAAAAGACCGCCTGTTCGTCGGGGCGCTGGCCCGTGGCCTGCACGTGCTGGCGGCGTTCCAGCCCGGTGAGGGCGCGCTGTCCAACCAGGTGCTGGCGCAGCGGACCGACCTGCCGAAATCCACCGTGTCGCGGCTGACCTATACCCTGACCAAGCTCGGCTATTTGTCCCAGGATCACGACACCGGCTACTACCGGCTGGGGCTGGCGGTGCTGGCGCTGGGCTCCACCGTGCTCGGCAGCTACGACATCCGCCGCGTCGCCTCTCCGCTGATGCGCGACTTTGCGATGCAGCACACCATCTCGGTCAGCCTCGGCATGCGCGACGGCACCGACATCGTCTATCTGGAGACCTGCCGCAGCCAGGCGCGGGTATCGGTGCAGCTCACCGTCGGCTCGCGCGTGCCGCTGGCCAGCACCGCCATCGGCCGCGCCTGTTACGCCATCCTGTCGCCGGCGGAGCGCGCCGCGCTGGCACCGGAGCTGGCGCAGCGCTACGGCGGCGACTGGCCGGCCGTCGCGGCGCGGCTGCAGGCCAGCGGCGAGCACTACGCGCAATACGGCTACAGCGAGTCGTTCGGCGAGTTCGAGCGCGACGTGATGGCGGTCGGTGTCGCACTGCCGTCGCCGGTACCGGGCATGCCGGTGGTGTGCCTCAACGCCAGCGGCCCGGCCTTCGCCTTCAACGCCGAGACCATGCGCAAACAGATCGCGCCGGCGCTGATGCAGCTGGCGCGCCAGATCGTGCCCTGA
- a CDS encoding CaiB/BaiF CoA transferase family protein, whose protein sequence is MAGALSGIKVLDLSRVLAGPWTGQLLADLGAEVIKVERPGSGDDTRHWSPPSLADGTAAYYLAANRGKQSLTVDITQPAGQQIVRQLAAECDVLLENYKVGGLKKYGLDYDSLQQLNPRLVYCSITGFGQDGPYAELPGYDYIVQGMSGLMSITGPADGEPHKVGVAVTDLFTGLYAANAVQAALLSRHHTGVGQYIDMALFDCALAMLSNVNMNWLVGGEVPPRLGNAHPNIVPYQVFKTGGDGHFILACGNDKQFRAVCEVLQLPQLAADERFASNPKRVQHRATLVPLLAEGFMARGRDEWLKLLDAAGVPCGPINTVAEAFADPQIRHRDMALQMTDSKGQNVPQVACPIKMSATPPQYLTPPPALGEHTDALLQHLGYDAVAIAQLRAAGTV, encoded by the coding sequence ATGGCTGGCGCATTGTCGGGTATCAAGGTTCTGGATCTGAGTCGTGTCCTCGCCGGGCCGTGGACCGGGCAGCTGCTGGCCGATCTCGGCGCGGAAGTGATCAAGGTGGAACGTCCCGGCAGCGGTGACGATACCCGCCACTGGTCGCCGCCCAGCCTGGCGGACGGTACCGCCGCCTACTACCTCGCCGCCAACCGCGGCAAGCAGTCGCTGACCGTCGACATCACCCAGCCGGCCGGGCAGCAGATCGTGCGCCAGCTGGCCGCCGAATGCGACGTGCTGCTGGAAAACTACAAGGTCGGTGGCCTGAAGAAGTACGGCCTCGACTACGACAGCCTGCAACAGCTCAACCCGCGGCTGGTGTACTGCTCGATCACCGGCTTTGGCCAGGACGGCCCCTACGCCGAGCTGCCCGGCTACGACTACATCGTGCAGGGCATGTCCGGGCTGATGAGCATCACCGGCCCCGCCGACGGCGAGCCGCACAAGGTCGGCGTTGCGGTCACCGACCTGTTCACCGGCCTGTACGCCGCCAATGCGGTACAGGCGGCGCTACTGTCGCGCCACCACACCGGCGTCGGCCAGTACATCGACATGGCACTGTTCGACTGCGCGCTGGCGATGCTGTCCAACGTCAACATGAACTGGCTGGTCGGCGGCGAAGTGCCGCCGCGGCTGGGCAATGCCCACCCCAATATCGTGCCCTACCAGGTATTCAAGACCGGTGGCGACGGCCATTTCATCCTCGCCTGCGGCAACGACAAGCAGTTCCGCGCGGTGTGCGAGGTGCTGCAACTGCCACAACTGGCCGCCGACGAACGCTTCGCCAGCAACCCGAAGCGGGTACAGCACCGTGCGACGCTGGTGCCGCTGCTGGCCGAGGGCTTCATGGCGCGTGGCCGCGACGAATGGCTGAAACTGCTCGATGCCGCCGGCGTGCCGTGCGGCCCGATCAATACCGTCGCCGAGGCATTTGCCGACCCGCAGATCCGTCATCGCGACATGGCGTTGCAGATGACCGACAGCAAAGGGCAGAACGTGCCCCAGGTGGCCTGCCCGATCAAGATGTCGGCCACCCCGCCGCAGTACCTGACGCCACCCCCGGCGCTGGGCGAACACACCGACGCGTTGCTGCAGCATCTGGGCTACGACGCGGTGGCAATTGCACAACTGCGCGCCGCCGGAACCGTTTAA
- a CDS encoding acyl-CoA dehydrogenase has translation MAAASNRAPFQWDDALLLNDQLTDEERMVRDSAYAYCQERLLPRVLTANREERFDREIMSEMGELGLLGCTIDTHGCAGLSHVAYGLVAREVERVDSGYRSAMSVQSSLVMHPIWAYGTDAQKDKYLPKLATGEWVGCFGLTEPDAGSDPAGMKTRARKVDGGYVLNGSKMWITNSPIADVFVVWAKDDDGEIRGFVLEKGMKGLSAPKIEGKFSLRASITGEIVMDNVEVGEDALLPHVKGLKGPFGCLNKARYGIAWGAMGAAEFCWHGARQYTLDRKQFNRPLAATQLVQLKLANMQTEISLALQAALRVGRLMDEGRAAPEMISLIKRNNCGKALDIARVARDMHGGNGISDEFHIIRHVMNLEAVNTYEGTHDVHALILGRAQTGIQAFA, from the coding sequence ATGGCTGCAGCATCCAATCGCGCCCCTTTTCAGTGGGATGACGCACTGTTACTGAACGATCAGCTGACTGACGAAGAACGCATGGTGCGCGACAGCGCCTACGCCTACTGCCAGGAGCGCCTGCTGCCGCGGGTGCTGACGGCCAACCGCGAAGAGCGCTTCGACCGCGAGATCATGAGCGAGATGGGTGAACTGGGCCTGCTCGGCTGCACCATCGACACCCACGGCTGTGCCGGTCTGTCGCACGTGGCCTACGGCCTGGTGGCACGTGAAGTGGAGCGCGTCGACTCCGGCTATCGCTCGGCGATGTCGGTTCAGTCCAGCCTGGTGATGCACCCGATCTGGGCCTACGGCACCGACGCGCAAAAAGACAAGTACCTGCCGAAACTGGCGACCGGCGAATGGGTCGGCTGCTTCGGCCTGACCGAGCCGGACGCTGGCTCCGACCCGGCCGGCATGAAGACCCGCGCCCGCAAGGTGGACGGCGGCTACGTGCTCAACGGCAGCAAGATGTGGATCACCAACAGCCCGATCGCCGACGTGTTCGTGGTGTGGGCCAAGGACGACGACGGCGAGATCCGCGGCTTCGTGCTGGAGAAGGGCATGAAGGGCCTGTCGGCGCCGAAGATCGAGGGCAAGTTCTCGCTGCGCGCCTCCATCACCGGCGAAATCGTGATGGACAACGTGGAAGTGGGCGAAGACGCGCTGCTGCCGCACGTCAAAGGCCTGAAAGGCCCGTTCGGCTGCCTCAACAAGGCACGCTACGGTATCGCCTGGGGCGCGATGGGTGCCGCCGAGTTCTGCTGGCACGGTGCCCGCCAGTACACGCTGGACCGCAAGCAGTTCAACCGTCCGCTGGCCGCGACCCAGCTGGTACAGCTGAAGCTGGCGAACATGCAGACCGAGATCAGCCTGGCGCTGCAGGCCGCGCTGCGCGTCGGCCGCCTGATGGACGAAGGCCGTGCCGCGCCGGAAATGATCAGCCTGATCAAGCGCAACAACTGCGGCAAGGCGCTGGACATCGCCCGCGTTGCCCGCGACATGCACGGTGGTAACGGCATTTCCGACGAATTCCACATCATCCGTCACGTGATGAACCTGGAAGCCGTCAACACCTACGAGGGCACGCACGACGTGCACGCCCTGATTCTGGGCCGCGCCCAGACCGGTATTCAGGCGTTTGCCTGA